The following DNA comes from Fundulus heteroclitus isolate FHET01 chromosome 1, MU-UCD_Fhet_4.1, whole genome shotgun sequence.
GATTTTAATGCCGTTTGCGGAGGATTGCACCACAGAGGAAGAACCAGCAGACGTCTTCattgaaaagaagaagaagaaagaggcGCCCAAAGCTGACACCACGTCTGTTCGTACGGAAGCTGAAGACGCGATGAGGGCCGTACGGTCTGAGGCGAAGGTCAAACATCTGGGGACTGCTTTGCAGAGAAGCTCAGCCAACCGTTTACATGCATCTTAGGGAAACCCTCACACAGAAACGGACACTGCAGGCGGGGTTGTTGATGGCAGTCGTGATGAATCCAGCCACGACACTGAACTGGTCCCTTTTTGTGCATTAATTTATTTCTCGTGTTGTTAAAAATGCAGTTTGCCCCTGTTGTCGGCAAAAAGAGCATGGTGAACTTTTAGACTGAAAACTGCAGGATACAGGCTGCTGGGCAGCAGATTCTAAAAGACGACGTGTACCGGATGTTCAAGGAAGAAATTTGATATGTTTTAACTGTGTTTTGTATAGTAATaaacagcttttcttcttcAAGCTAAATTCTGGTtatgatttttaaaattatagaacagaacagaaatacctttattgtctgGCAGTGGGCGAATTCTGATGGACccgcagcaaagtgaaaggcaaacGGAGGCATGCAGATGAACACAAGGATATAACTATAAAAGCAACAAATAATAACAGGAGTCTGTACAGTTGGGACAACTTTACAACATAGAATAATTACAATGTGcagtaattaaaaataacatacaCAGATTCAAAAGAAATTAGGGGTAATTaaagaaatgtacaaaacatgcatgtataattcagcattaaaaaacagcaacagatttacaagaaataaaaccacTGTCTAAATAATAGCAGGAATGTAAACAACTTATATAatttgagtttgttgggagcaaaGAGAGTTATTAAAATTGTACAGCCAGGGAAGAAGTATTTGTGATAACACAGTCTGCCACTGAAGCAGCTCTCCGGCTCTGGAACAGCTTCATGCATGaagtgggagacattgtccatcagtgatgctgtttttacttgcatttttttctgtgtcccaccacctgcactgggtcacGTGGCCCCTTAAGACAGAGAtggccttcctgatgagctCATCTAACTGCTAAAATAGGtttgttaatttaaagaaatacatagaaaatgcaagcaaaatataaaaataacctttaaaattcaaataaaaaacagagaactgataaaatttattaaataatctAATGAATTGATAAATTGTGGTAATCaatattgtttttgtcctgaTTGAAAGAAGTTGCCATATTCTACACTGCTTAGGGATTTGTTTGCACAGCCTTGGGTCCCAGCAATGAAATGCCTTCCCCAGTTTAGTCCTGAGCTTGTAAATGGGTCTTGATGATACTAGATGGTTCATTCTGGTTGTATTTAACACCAAGACAAGCCTTACAGAACCACAACAAgattttaaacatacatttgtgaAAAATCTCAAGCCAGTACATGGATTTGGGGACTGCTTTGATATAATCCACTTTCCTGAAATGGGTTGGACTTTAGTAAACACACCATAAAGTACACACATcttttaatcatatttaccATTATATTATTATCTTTACAGCACACATTACTATCGCATATTGGGCCAGAAATTTGTGAAAACCATAGATTTAGACTTTTTCTGTACACGGTGAGTGTCTTTTCTCCGAActttattgaaaacgtttttatttcaaaaacatATAGAGTAAATAAGTATACAATGAAACAGTAATATGATTAAAATCAAGGTGATTGGAAGAAAATAACTAactttatcaataaaataaatgcaaataaataaataaataaatttaaaaaaagggttcGTCGCCAGGTGTCGAATTGAAAgtgtaatttaacaaataaacagTAGATGGCGACTTTAAGTAAATCTGCAGCACGGTTCTACTTCCGCCCAGGTAGCGGAAACGACGTCATTAATTCGTTCTGTGTTTACTATCAGTGGCTACGCGCCAGTTGATTAAGTAAAACACTTTTCTAAGTTTATTTAGTAAAAGGCAGACACGTGAAGCGGATGCAGATGGGAGATTCCTCGGCAGCTTCGGGGACGTCGCTGAATTCTGGCGGGGTAAGAGGCGCTTTTTTCGGCCAAGGAGCCGAATGGAAGCGGGTTTAAGCTAGTTAGCTTTAAGTTCCTCCACATCAGTGAGGTAACTTAACCGAACAGTTAAGAGCCTCCTGTGTTGTGAACAGCGAGTTCAGGTGTTCTGCACTTTCAAATAAATCCTTCCTAAAAGGTGGGCGATCTCAGGCTTCTTTTTCCCCCATGTGTGCTCCATCAGCGTGGGGCGAAAGCCGCCTCCAGCCCCGCGGAGAACTACCAGCTGGCCCGGCGGCGGACCCTGCAGGTTGTGGTCAGCGCGCTGCTCACGGAGAGCGGCTTCGAGAGCGCGGAGAAGGCCGCCGTGGAGACGCTGACCGAGATGATGCAGAGCTGTACGTATGAGCCCTGGAGGTGGAGGGTGAAGGCATCCATCAGCCGAGCCGAGAGCTCTGCTTGTTTCTTTCAGATTTCCTGAAGGGCGACAAACTGTGTTGCCACAAATCGGCATTTATAAGTTgtgatgctgcagagccgcagaGTTTGAAAAGGAGTTTAAGGAACGAACCTAATTTTGAAACTGTTAGCTCGATGGgcgcataaataaataaataacattgcaCTGATTAGAAGAACATTACTAATGTACAAGTGATGTACTGAAGTAGCTTAActgctgatatatatatatacttttttttaatttctcggACCATAaagcgcactaaatattcttcccaagtgtgtaatatccctgtctctgtcaggaggacagagttgTTGGCCTACATTGCCCtctttctaacataaagccaaaataaacgtaacttttatattgaattaagtTACTTTGTTTGTTGTTGATAGGGCATACTCTGGGCACAGGCTGCTTAAAGGCACCCACATAGCcaagcgtactgttgcctacatttcttgggTCAAATACCTACAGTGGGACAAAGCGGCTgaacagatggtaaaatgtgtgattagcttgctgagcacctagagccgtttcttttctaGCAGGCTCCC
Coding sequences within:
- the g0s2 gene encoding G0/G1 switch protein 2; translated protein: MDSISDIIPFAKDMLRQRPTRSMLKIYMLGSTLAVLGMVGGMVEMILMPFAEDCTTEEEPADVFIEKKKKKEAPKADTTSVRTEAEDAMRAVRSEAKVKHLGTALQRSSANRLHAS